In a single window of the Acinetobacter sp. CS-2 genome:
- the elsL gene encoding cell wall-recycling L,D-carboxypeptidase ElsL, translating to MAYSLEQADIWIDLAEQSLILPKHDKTYVISTGKNGIGEQENSGKTPRGWHKVALKFGHNAPKNAVFKARQQTGEVYDAALAAQYPERDWILSRILWLSGLEENFNQGEGCDTFQRYIYIHGTPDTEPMGIPLSHGCIRMRNKDVIELFELITEDALVFISEQRLNLKDGTQAIAD from the coding sequence ATGGCATATTCTTTAGAACAGGCGGATATATGGATTGACTTAGCTGAGCAAAGTTTGATCTTACCGAAACATGACAAGACTTATGTCATCTCTACAGGCAAAAACGGGATTGGCGAGCAGGAAAATTCCGGCAAGACTCCTCGGGGCTGGCATAAAGTGGCGCTTAAATTTGGTCATAATGCTCCGAAAAATGCGGTGTTTAAAGCACGGCAGCAAACTGGTGAAGTCTATGATGCAGCATTGGCTGCACAATATCCTGAACGTGACTGGATTTTATCGCGTATCCTTTGGTTAAGTGGTCTGGAAGAAAATTTTAATCAGGGTGAGGGCTGTGATACCTTTCAGCGTTATATCTATATTCATGGCACCCCCGATACAGAGCCTATGGGGATTCCGTTGTCACATGGCTGCATCCGGATGCGTAATAAGGATGTGATTGAATTATTCGAACTGATCACTGAGGATGCTTTGGTGTTTATTTCAGAACAGCGTTTG
- a CDS encoding YbaN family protein, protein MKMLFWRSLVMIFVILGFIGALLPGMPTTVFLILAAWSASKGWPQMDAWLLNHPKYGATLRAWRENGTVPRKAKWFATIMMMISGIIMLFTNAPLLVKIFTDLTMLTVAIWLWLRPEPSAEPIKDGE, encoded by the coding sequence TTTGGCGAAGTTTAGTGATGATTTTTGTCATCCTGGGCTTTATCGGGGCACTTTTACCGGGTATGCCAACAACAGTATTTCTGATTTTAGCTGCCTGGTCGGCTTCGAAAGGCTGGCCGCAAATGGATGCCTGGTTGCTGAATCATCCTAAATATGGGGCGACCTTAAGGGCATGGCGTGAAAATGGCACCGTACCACGCAAGGCAAAATGGTTCGCCACTATCATGATGATGATCAGTGGAATCATCATGTTATTTACCAATGCACCGCTTTTGGTGAAAATCTTCACTGACCTGACCATGCTGACAGTGGCCATCTGGTTATGGCTACGTCCTGAACCTTCAGCAGAACCAATCAAAGATGGTGAGTGA